One window of the Peptacetobacter hiranonis genome contains the following:
- a CDS encoding tetratricopeptide repeat protein — MRSTMFTIKGIREISSDPNVAHTQAVLLYKLGKTEAAIKKYEEAASEGNVKSQYALGTIFEDMGELEEAERWYKIAYKSGKDEAALDIGNIKFSEEDYQYALYWYDKAVEIGLLAARNNMGVTYYVLKNYDKAEAILLDAVEHDYGKACYNLGVLYNMLGREEEAFEIFKKGSRCDDHDCMYNLAVFYTQMGERKEAINLYKQLYKVGYNEACFNLGMLMEMDGELDEAERYYKKSADNGDMKSQYRLAYIYDREEDLDDAIEYYERAISQEHIMSKFRLANLFNKEGNIVDAKELYEEASAAGIIEATNNLGGICFEQREYARAVELFKDAIDMKCRPAIENIGDLYMETGAIDSAISYFEKLSGKLSCQIKLAKIYDDREDIEGSITWYKKAAENGDIPSAYRLACIYEDLGNIKGSIKYFEQAAAANHLNAMVHLGRIYYYEGMYDESKNRFRVPAQEGNTYCQHMMGVISDISDENIEEATRWYEKAKLNNCIESVENLGRLYYKRNDFNRAEEYYKEGVERGSRKCAYMLGCLYYKKSNLIFEKLAKKEFENAPEILGDMKGIDIAVSDVQLPAFELCPVEVVEEPEYVPGYIINIKEDLEGMLEGFRDDMVFDDEN, encoded by the coding sequence ATGAGAAGTACAATGTTTACGATTAAAGGAATTAGAGAAATTTCTAGCGATCCAAATGTCGCACACACTCAGGCGGTTTTATTATATAAATTAGGAAAAACAGAAGCTGCTATAAAAAAATACGAAGAGGCTGCTAGTGAAGGTAATGTAAAATCTCAGTATGCACTAGGAACTATTTTTGAAGATATGGGCGAATTAGAGGAAGCTGAAAGATGGTACAAAATAGCCTACAAAAGCGGTAAAGATGAAGCAGCTTTAGATATAGGTAATATAAAATTCTCAGAAGAGGATTATCAGTATGCACTTTATTGGTACGATAAAGCAGTTGAAATCGGGCTTTTAGCTGCACGGAACAATATGGGTGTTACTTATTATGTATTAAAAAATTATGACAAAGCAGAGGCAATTCTTTTAGACGCTGTAGAACACGACTACGGAAAGGCTTGCTACAACTTAGGTGTGCTTTATAATATGCTTGGTAGAGAAGAAGAAGCATTTGAAATATTTAAAAAGGGAAGCAGATGCGATGACCACGATTGTATGTACAATCTAGCTGTTTTCTACACTCAGATGGGTGAAAGAAAAGAAGCGATAAACTTATACAAACAGCTTTACAAAGTTGGATACAATGAAGCTTGTTTCAATTTAGGTATGCTTATGGAAATGGACGGAGAGCTTGACGAAGCAGAAAGATACTACAAAAAAAGTGCCGATAATGGAGATATGAAATCTCAGTACAGATTGGCTTACATATACGATAGAGAAGAAGATTTAGACGATGCTATAGAATACTATGAAAGAGCTATATCACAGGAACACATTATGTCTAAATTCAGACTTGCAAATCTATTTAATAAAGAAGGAAATATTGTAGATGCAAAAGAATTATACGAAGAAGCTAGTGCTGCAGGTATAATCGAGGCTACTAACAATCTTGGTGGAATTTGTTTTGAACAGAGAGAATATGCTAGAGCAGTAGAGCTTTTCAAAGATGCTATAGATATGAAATGTAGACCAGCTATAGAAAATATAGGTGATTTATATATGGAAACTGGAGCTATAGACAGCGCAATAAGCTACTTTGAAAAACTTTCAGGTAAACTTTCTTGCCAGATAAAATTAGCTAAGATTTACGACGATAGAGAAGATATAGAAGGATCAATCACTTGGTACAAAAAGGCTGCAGAAAATGGAGACATTCCATCAGCGTATAGATTAGCTTGTATATATGAAGATTTAGGAAATATAAAAGGTTCTATAAAATATTTTGAACAGGCAGCTGCAGCAAATCATTTAAATGCTATGGTTCATTTAGGTAGAATTTACTATTATGAAGGTATGTACGACGAGTCTAAGAATAGATTTAGAGTGCCAGCACAGGAAGGAAATACATACTGTCAGCATATGATGGGGGTTATTTCTGATATTTCTGATGAAAATATAGAGGAAGCTACTAGATGGTACGAAAAAGCTAAGTTAAATAATTGTATAGAGTCTGTTGAAAATTTAGGACGGCTTTATTATAAACGGAATGATTTTAATAGAGCTGAGGAGTATTATAAAGAAGGTGTTGAGAGAGGAAGCAGAAAGTGTGCTTATATGCTTGGATGCCTTTATTATAAAAAGAGCAATTTAATATTTGAAAAGCTTGCTAAGAAAGAATTTGAAAATGCTCCTGAAATATTAGGAGATATGAAGGGAATAGATATTGCTGTTAGCGATGTGCAGCTTCCAGCATTTGAATTATGTCCTGTTGAGGTTGTTGAGGAACCTGAATATGTTCCAGGGTATATAATTAATATTAAAGAAGACCTTGAAGGAATGCTTGAAGGATTTAGGGATGATATGGTATTCGATGACGAAAACTAA
- a CDS encoding IS256 family transposase, with protein MGRKKREPLNPEKKNIIAELIKTYEIKTAQDIQDALKDLLGDTIQEMLESEMNEHLGYEKYERGENTNSRNGYKTKRVRSGMGEYEIDVPQDRDSSFEPQIVKKRQKDISEIEQKIINMYALGMSNRDITSQIEDIYGFELSEGMISDVTDKIIPKIEEWKYRPLESVYPVVYIDAIHFSVKENGSVKKKAVYVILGISSEGYKEILGLYIGDTESSKYWFSVLNELKNRGVRDILIVCADGLSGIKEAISSAFPNTEYQRCIVHQVRNTLKYVSYKDRKEFANDLKTIYHAINEEQALANLERTSEKWNEKYPNSMKSWFSNWDSIIPIFKFSPETRKVIYTTNAIESVNSQLRKINKKRTVFPNKISLEKSLYLSVEKISKKWSMPIRNWGYIYGELSIMYEDRL; from the coding sequence ATGGGCAGAAAGAAAAGAGAACCATTAAATCCAGAAAAGAAAAATATAATAGCGGAGCTAATTAAAACATATGAAATTAAAACCGCTCAAGACATTCAGGATGCACTTAAAGATCTTTTAGGTGATACTATTCAAGAGATGCTTGAATCTGAAATGAATGAGCATCTTGGGTATGAAAAATATGAACGTGGTGAAAATACTAACTCAAGAAATGGATATAAAACAAAAAGGGTAAGATCTGGAATGGGAGAATATGAGATTGATGTTCCTCAAGATAGAGATTCTTCTTTCGAACCTCAAATTGTCAAAAAAAGACAAAAGGATATTTCTGAAATAGAGCAAAAGATAATAAATATGTATGCTTTAGGCATGAGTAATAGAGATATAACTTCTCAAATAGAGGATATTTATGGATTTGAACTATCTGAAGGAATGATTTCAGATGTAACTGATAAAATAATACCTAAAATCGAAGAATGGAAATATAGACCTCTTGAAAGTGTATATCCTGTTGTATATATAGATGCTATCCATTTCTCTGTTAAAGAAAATGGTTCTGTTAAGAAAAAAGCTGTCTATGTAATTCTTGGTATAAGTTCCGAAGGATACAAAGAAATTCTAGGATTGTATATTGGAGATACTGAAAGCTCTAAGTATTGGTTTTCTGTGCTAAATGAATTAAAAAATAGAGGTGTAAGAGATATTTTAATCGTTTGTGCTGATGGACTATCAGGAATAAAAGAAGCGATAAGCTCCGCTTTTCCAAATACTGAATATCAAAGATGTATTGTTCATCAAGTTAGAAATACATTAAAATATGTATCATACAAAGATAGAAAGGAATTTGCTAATGATTTAAAAACAATATATCATGCCATTAATGAAGAACAGGCTCTAGCTAATTTAGAACGTACTTCAGAAAAATGGAATGAAAAATATCCAAATTCTATGAAATCTTGGTTTAGTAACTGGGATTCAATTATACCGATATTTAAATTTTCACCAGAAACTAGAAAGGTAATTTATACTACAAATGCCATTGAAAGTGTAAATTCGCAGCTTAGAAAAATAAATAAAAAAAGAACTGTTTTTCCAAACAAGATTTCCTTAGAAAAATCACTATATCTATCAGTTGAAAAAATAAGCAAAAAATGGAGTATGCCTATTAGAAACTGGGGATATATTTATGGAGAACTTTCAATAATGTATGAAGATAGATTGTAA
- the rhuM gene encoding RhuM family protein, with translation MKNDIIIFRNGELELEVTISEDRETVWLSANQMSALFDRDEKTIRKHINNVFKEKEVNKENNTQKMRVDGVKQPVLFYSLDVIISVGYRVKSQRGVDFRKWASSILKEYMIKGYSINQKRIEALNRTVEIQSKIAESKPKEKELMIN, from the coding sequence ATGAAGAATGATATTATTATTTTTAGGAATGGTGAATTAGAGTTAGAAGTAACCATTAGTGAAGATAGAGAAACAGTTTGGCTTTCAGCCAACCAAATGTCGGCATTGTTTGATAGAGATGAAAAAACAATTCGTAAGCATATCAATAATGTATTTAAAGAGAAAGAAGTAAATAAAGAAAACAACACGCAAAAAATGCGTGTTGATGGTGTAAAACAGCCTGTTTTATTTTATTCACTTGATGTTATTATTTCTGTTGGATATCGTGTTAAATCACAAAGAGGGGTAGATTTTAGAAAATGGGCAAGTTCAATTTTAAAAGAATATATGATTAAAGGATATTCTATTAATCAAAAGAGAATAGAGGCTTTGAATCGTACTGTAGAAATTCAATCAAAAATAGCAGAGTCTAAACCAAAAGAAAAAGAGCTAATGATAAACTAA
- a CDS encoding IS3 family transposase, whose amino-acid sequence MSKKQFSKEETLELSKNPFVKNVSCKSITYTNEFKIHFITEYNKGKNPTQIFKEAGFDTNIIGAKRIKCASERWRKSYKENGILGLDDSRVNNSGRPRKRKLTDKEIIDKKDAEIAYLKAELELVKKLDFEERQVMNNKLPSVKIFKLINDVINKYCLKKMIKHLCIVAGVSRSGFYNYLKNKNVISKQEEKDLEAKEIILKAYKFRGYKKGSRSIKMILKSKFNIIFNRKKIQRIMKKYGIKCPIRESNPAKRMGKARKEHHTVPNKLNREFKQGIPGKVLLTDITYMPYGNGKTAYLSTVKDSSTNEILSYHLSKNLKMDIVISTINNLMLSNSDKLHKDAFIHSDQGVHYTSTIFQNLLKKYNLGQSMSRKGNCWDNAPQESFFGHMKDEIDYKSCNTFEELKSLIDDYIDYYNNDRCQWNLKQLTPIQ is encoded by the coding sequence ATGAGTAAAAAACAATTTAGTAAAGAAGAAACATTAGAGCTATCAAAAAATCCATTTGTAAAGAATGTAAGCTGTAAATCAATAACATATACAAATGAATTTAAAATACATTTCATAACAGAATACAATAAGGGAAAAAATCCAACACAGATATTTAAAGAAGCAGGTTTTGACACTAACATCATAGGTGCAAAACGTATTAAATGCGCTAGCGAGCGATGGAGAAAGTCATATAAAGAAAATGGTATTTTGGGACTAGATGATTCTAGAGTTAATAATTCTGGAAGACCAAGAAAAAGAAAATTAACAGATAAAGAGATAATAGATAAGAAGGATGCTGAAATAGCATATCTTAAAGCAGAGCTAGAACTAGTAAAAAAGCTAGACTTCGAAGAAAGGCAGGTGATGAATAATAAGCTACCTTCGGTGAAAATATTCAAATTAATTAATGATGTAATAAATAAATATTGTTTAAAAAAAATGATAAAACATCTATGTATTGTTGCAGGAGTATCTAGATCTGGATTTTATAACTATTTAAAAAACAAGAATGTAATAAGCAAACAAGAAGAAAAGGATTTAGAAGCAAAAGAAATAATTCTTAAAGCATATAAGTTCAGAGGATACAAAAAAGGTTCTCGTTCAATAAAAATGATTTTAAAAAGTAAATTTAATATAATATTTAACAGAAAAAAAATTCAAAGAATAATGAAAAAATATGGAATTAAATGTCCTATTCGCGAGTCAAATCCAGCTAAACGTATGGGAAAAGCAAGAAAAGAACATCACACAGTTCCTAATAAATTGAATAGAGAATTTAAACAAGGTATACCAGGAAAAGTACTTTTAACTGATATTACGTATATGCCGTACGGCAATGGGAAAACAGCATATTTATCAACTGTAAAAGATTCTTCTACGAATGAAATTTTATCGTATCATTTATCGAAGAATTTAAAAATGGATATTGTTATTTCAACTATTAACAATCTCATGTTATCAAATTCAGACAAATTACATAAAGATGCATTTATTCATTCTGATCAAGGAGTTCATTATACAAGTACTATTTTTCAGAACTTGTTAAAAAAATATAATTTAGGTCAATCTATGTCTAGAAAAGGTAATTGTTGGGACAATGCTCCGCAGGAGTCATTCTTTGGTCATATGAAAGATGAAATAGATTATAAAAGTTGCAATACATTTGAAGAGTTAAAAAGCTTAATAGATGATTATATTGATTATTATAATAATGATCGTTGTCAGTGGAATTTAAAACAGCTGACTCCTATTCAATAG
- a CDS encoding magnesium transporter CorA family protein: MIRYYKTIDSKLEKINEPEEGCWINLVEPNQSEIHEIHDYTDIDIESINAALDEEERSRIEVNDNHTLILIDIPIDESDSHNSLYSTIPLGIIITEDVILTVCSEQTKILNDFIVGHIKDFYTNMKSRFLLQILHKNASYYLHYLRRINKMTTTLEKEIYDSMQNKQLIQLLELEKSLVYFSTSLKSNELVLNKMLKTSSIKKYHDDDDLLDDVIVENRQALEMATIYGDILSRIMDAFSAIISNNQNNVMQVLTVITLIVSLPTLISGFFGMNVGGIPLAENPNGFWLISFISVIICVIITMLMSKNKLL; this comes from the coding sequence ATGATAAGATACTATAAAACTATCGATTCTAAGCTAGAAAAAATAAACGAGCCAGAAGAAGGATGCTGGATCAACCTTGTTGAGCCTAATCAGAGTGAGATACATGAGATACATGATTATACTGACATCGATATCGAAAGTATCAACGCTGCTCTGGATGAGGAGGAACGTTCAAGAATCGAAGTAAATGACAACCATACTCTTATCCTTATAGATATACCTATAGATGAGAGTGACTCACATAACTCGTTATACAGCACTATACCGCTTGGTATAATAATTACCGAAGATGTAATTCTTACAGTATGTAGTGAACAGACAAAGATCCTTAATGACTTTATTGTCGGTCATATAAAGGATTTCTACACTAATATGAAATCTCGTTTTCTTCTTCAGATTTTGCACAAAAATGCATCTTACTACCTACACTATCTAAGAAGAATAAACAAGATGACTACTACTCTAGAAAAAGAAATATATGACTCAATGCAGAACAAGCAGCTTATTCAGTTACTAGAGCTTGAAAAATCTCTGGTTTACTTCTCTACTTCATTAAAATCTAATGAGTTAGTGCTTAATAAGATGCTTAAAACATCAAGTATTAAGAAGTATCACGACGACGACGATTTATTAGACGATGTTATTGTAGAAAACAGACAGGCTCTTGAAATGGCTACTATTTATGGAGATATACTTAGCCGAATCATGGACGCCTTCAGTGCGATAATAAGTAATAACCAGAACAATGTTATGCAGGTTCTTACAGTTATCACACTTATTGTTTCATTACCTACATTAATATCAGGGTTCTTTGGAATGAACGTCGGCGGAATTCCGCTTGCAGAAAACCCAAACGGTTTCTGGTTGATATCTTTTATATCAGTAATTATATGTGTAATTATCACTATGTTAATGTCTAAAAATAAACTTTTATAG
- a CDS encoding calcium/sodium antiporter, which produces MNYILLVVGFVLLVKGADYFVEGASSIAESLKIPSLIIGLTIVAFGTSAPEAAVSITASLSGQNGMAMGNVIGSNIFNLLMVVGVSAMIKPLMVEKSVRIKEFPFLILISLLTFVIIGDQFFGGTSVNQLSRGDGLVLLMFFAVFMYSLIMSALSSRNQALEAQKANPNEKITVEIDAPVETMPISKAIIFSIGGIIAIVLGGQVVVNAATGIAKSFGVSDQLIGLTIVAIGTSLPELVTSIIAATKGESDIALGNVIGSNMFNILFVLGASAAISPIAIDPKLFVDCLFMIGVTVLTYIFTVVRKDINRVEGAILTALYVGYTAYLIMSI; this is translated from the coding sequence ATGAATTATATTTTATTAGTAGTCGGATTTGTTCTTCTTGTAAAGGGAGCCGACTATTTTGTTGAAGGGGCGTCAAGTATTGCAGAGTCGCTAAAAATCCCTTCTCTTATAATAGGGCTTACAATCGTAGCCTTTGGTACTAGTGCTCCTGAAGCAGCGGTAAGTATCACAGCATCTTTAAGTGGACAAAATGGTATGGCTATGGGGAATGTTATTGGATCTAATATATTCAATCTTCTTATGGTCGTTGGTGTATCTGCCATGATAAAGCCATTAATGGTAGAAAAAAGTGTTAGAATTAAAGAGTTTCCATTTTTAATACTTATATCTCTACTTACATTTGTAATAATTGGAGATCAGTTCTTTGGTGGAACTTCAGTAAACCAGCTTAGTAGAGGAGATGGTCTAGTTCTTTTAATGTTCTTCGCTGTTTTTATGTATTCGCTAATAATGTCAGCTCTAAGCTCTAGAAATCAGGCTTTAGAAGCCCAGAAAGCCAATCCTAATGAAAAAATAACTGTAGAAATAGATGCTCCAGTTGAAACAATGCCTATTTCAAAGGCTATAATATTCTCAATAGGTGGGATAATAGCAATAGTTTTAGGTGGACAGGTTGTTGTAAATGCAGCTACTGGAATAGCAAAAAGCTTCGGTGTAAGTGACCAACTTATAGGTCTTACAATAGTTGCTATTGGTACTTCTCTACCAGAGCTAGTGACATCTATAATTGCAGCTACTAAAGGTGAGAGTGATATCGCTTTAGGAAATGTAATCGGATCAAATATGTTTAATATATTATTTGTTCTAGGTGCATCTGCTGCTATTTCTCCAATAGCAATAGATCCTAAGCTGTTTGTGGATTGCTTGTTTATGATTGGTGTGACAGTACTTACTTATATATTTACTGTTGTTAGAAAAGATATAAACAGGGTTGAAGGAGCAATATTAACTGCTCTTTACGTAGGATACACAGCGTATCTAATAATGAGTATATAA
- a CDS encoding IS91 family transposase encodes MNVLKKQKDEKIIKKILKNHFEEFKLKYWNKVRREMRDQIENTVIKALNCGNIEKGYIKHKCIDCGEEYIQGFTCKSKFCTKCGRKYSMEWAEKQVENILDVSHRHAVFTIPEELRVYFYRKRELLKDLQDATYKVLDSFHKKKTNGDYELGVIAVVHTFGGDLKWNPHIHALYTEGGIDRNNKWFKKLDFIPYTYMKKVWRKLVLDIIKNNFRDRKTRNLINKLYKKEFYVNAERRLTNIKQATQYIGRYLARPAIAEYRIINYDGKNVTYWYENKKPKGKREITVNVLEFIGKITQHIHPKGFRVARRYGLYSRVKNKLSIEILKLYNFMRHRNISKLIKKKNTVKKNFKDRLIESFGVNPYICKKCGKDMILWEIWHYKYGLIYNVLDKSNYKRIIYEEIIEKEISLNTTTQIELF; translated from the coding sequence ATGAATGTATTGAAAAAACAAAAAGATGAAAAAATCATTAAGAAAATATTAAAAAATCACTTTGAAGAATTCAAACTAAAATATTGGAATAAAGTTAGAAGAGAAATGAGGGATCAGATAGAAAATACTGTAATAAAGGCTTTAAATTGTGGAAATATAGAAAAAGGATATATAAAACATAAATGTATAGACTGTGGAGAGGAGTATATTCAAGGGTTCACTTGTAAAAGTAAGTTTTGCACAAAGTGTGGAAGAAAATATTCTATGGAATGGGCAGAAAAACAGGTAGAAAATATTCTTGATGTTTCTCATAGACATGCAGTTTTCACAATTCCAGAGGAGTTAAGAGTCTATTTCTACAGAAAGCGAGAGCTTTTAAAAGATTTACAAGATGCTACATATAAGGTATTAGATAGTTTTCATAAAAAGAAAACAAATGGAGATTATGAATTAGGGGTAATTGCTGTAGTACACACTTTTGGTGGAGATTTAAAATGGAATCCTCACATACATGCCTTATACACCGAAGGTGGAATAGATAGAAATAATAAGTGGTTTAAAAAATTAGATTTCATACCGTATACATATATGAAAAAAGTATGGCGAAAGTTGGTACTAGATATAATAAAAAACAACTTTAGAGATAGAAAAACTAGAAATTTGATAAATAAGTTATATAAGAAAGAATTCTATGTAAATGCAGAAAGACGTTTAACTAATATAAAACAGGCAACTCAATATATAGGTAGATATTTGGCTAGACCAGCTATCGCTGAGTATAGAATAATTAATTACGATGGGAAAAATGTAACTTACTGGTATGAAAACAAAAAACCTAAGGGAAAAAGAGAAATAACTGTAAATGTATTAGAATTTATAGGTAAAATAACCCAACATATTCACCCGAAGGGTTTTAGAGTTGCAAGAAGATACGGTCTATATTCAAGAGTAAAAAATAAATTAAGCATAGAAATATTGAAATTATATAATTTTATGAGACACAGAAATATATCTAAGCTGATAAAAAAGAAGAATACAGTAAAGAAAAATTTTAAAGATAGATTGATAGAATCATTTGGAGTAAATCCTTATATTTGTAAAAAGTGTGGAAAAGACATGATTCTATGGGAAATATGGCATTATAAATATGGATTAATATATAATGTACTAGATAAATCAAATTATAAAAGAATAATCTACGAAGAAATTATAGAAAAAGAAATTTCTTTGAATACAACAACACAAATAGAATTATTTTAA